A section of the Halichoerus grypus chromosome 11, mHalGry1.hap1.1, whole genome shotgun sequence genome encodes:
- the HSPB2 gene encoding heat shock protein beta-2: MSGRSVPHAHPATTEYEFANPSRLGEQRFGEGLLPEEILTPTLYHGYYVRPRATGAGEGSRAGASELRLSEGKFQAFLDVSHFTPDEVTVRTVDNLLEVSARHPQRLDRHGFVSREFCRTYVLPADVDPWRVRAALSHDGILNLEAPRGGRHLDTEVNEVYISLLPAPPDPEEEEEATGVAA, translated from the exons ATGTCGGGCCGCTCGGTGCCACATGCCCACCCGGCCACCACCGAGTACGAATTTGCCAACCCCAGCCGCCTGGGCGAGCAGCGCTTCGGGGAAG gcCTCCTGCCAGAAGAGATCCTGACCCCCACCCTCTACCACGGCTACTATGTCCGGCCCCGGGCCACCGGagctggggagggcagcagggcaggggccTCTGAGCTTAGGCTCAGTGAGGGCAAGTTTCAGGCGTTTCTGGATGTGAGCCACTTTACCCCAGATGAGGTGACCGTGAGGACTGTGGACAACCTGCTGGAGGTGTCTGCCCGGCACCCCCAGCGTCTGGACCGCCACGGCTTCGTGTCTCGAGAGTTCTGCCGCACCTATGTCTTGCCTGCCGATGTGGACCCCTGGCGGGTCCGCGCCGCTCTCTCCCATGATGGCATCCTTAACCTGGAGGCCCCTCGGGGTGGCCGACACTTGGACACAGAGGTCAATGAGGTCTACATCTCCCTGCTCCCTGCACCTCCTGATCccgaggaagaggaggaggcaacCGGAGTTGCGGCCTGA